The nucleotide sequence tccttaagaaatttcatccccatattttcaagtaggtcgaaatttgaaaaaagccggaacaaataaatgtttattagggttccgcagctcaagaagaaaaaatggaaccctcaTAGGATCACTTTCAAAAGTCAAGGCAAttaaaagctacagtcattaaaaaggtttcccatgtaaatcgccttaacagaaaaagtaatagggtacttccggctgtcctggaaacttggaattttgcataaaggtagctcttatatacctcaataaataagaaaaatctgagaattaaaatttttcatgtctgactgtctatgtcatacgccatctaaaatgactccacattgcgtacattttgcttgagcttagaaggctctactAAACTCTGCATcgtcccctctgctaacatcacctcaaaggtaaaattttcaaaatcgcTGGAACAAATATCCATTTATTTCTTATATgttgcccaaatgccaagtttcataaagaactatcgatttatcttcgacaacgacgatcttccatataaagttcatcccctatttcccccctcacaggaagaatttaaaaaaacgcgctaacaaatatatattatctcttaacgtgcccaaatgccaagtttcatagagaGAACCATTGATTTATcatcgacaatgacgatcttccataatAATTTCATCCCTTTTTCACCCCCTCagaggaagaattaaaaaaacccacgaaaatatctattacttgttatcacgtgccgaaatggcaagttaaGAAAGATTCATCgctttatcttcgataatgactaccttccatataaattttcatcccctatttcaaccccgcctccaggtaaaattttcaaaaaagctcaaacaaatatcgatttatttcttattaagtgcctaaaagccaagtttcatggttttatcttgacaACGACGACTTCCACCAtataactttcatcccctatttcaacccctaaaTCCTCTTTTTCGCCaaaaaaagatagcctatgttctttcccaaggtctattctatgtctgtaccaaatttcatcaaaatcggctcagcggtttaggcgtgaaagcgtaacagacagacaggacagacagacagaccagacagagttactttcgcatttataatattagtataattacTAGAGCTCTTCAAATTGCACGAAGTAAgtgattataatagtattaaaaaCATCGAAAGCTCCCGTTTTTCGTTTTTACTCGAAgcagaaagctgaaattcgggaTGTAGGTTGCTTAACGGTGTAAAGGAGCATGTGAgagtgagttttcaaaattcaaacgggaacgggaaaaaacgagAATTTTCGTTTTACTACTAAAACTAGACTAGACTAGACTACTTACTAGACaaactgaaattttgcatttattcTTTGGTAGTGTAGAGAGCACTACAaaagaatttcccgaaattctgacgggaacggaaaaaaacgggatttttcgttttactggtcgcagAAAGCTGACATTTGGCATATAGGTTGCTTGAGAAGTGGGGAGGAACATTAAGTAATAGATAATTTCCAAAACTCCTACGTGAAAGAGAAAAAACCGGCCGGTGTCGGacgcgcccaaaatagggtaccgtagccattaagaaaaaattaagtaatatttttctaaggatttcgtattttatacggaatcttccaagtttaggtatattttataccttatgctgctatttactcataaactactaataattcttaagcaaacttagccgttatagttttccttgaaagttgatatatacttgctaccatcctgaattttttttaaaatttttccacccacctgtttagattttagaggggggggctcgattttaatgaaaaattgcactttaaagttgaatatttcccaaacaaagcactgaatcgaaaaatcgtttttttaaaagacctatctaatgataccccacactacagggttggatgagaaaaaaaaacaccccaagtttacataatatgtaaacttatatatccgtgcaaaattacagctttctagcattgatagtccctgagcaaagccgcgggctgacagacagacagatagacatggcgaactATTTGGTTCGGATGTCGGAAGCCTAAAAATGATTGCGTAGGCACGCGTAGGCAAAGATAGagaaagaagaagtagctttcTACTCCTTAGGGGGGAGTTTCTATGAGACTTCCTTATTCTAGACTTAAAAATATGGCTGGCCACATTTAAAAATGATCCGTATAGTGTTGCCGACTTCAATTGGGGGGGttaaaatgatgtgtgaaataaaatttgctaataagtacctatgcagtacctaacttaaaattaCTCATCGGGTGTGcataataaaaatcaataatataagGAAGGTTcatttttgtgtgattatccgttctatttatcttttacctaattacaaaatattatctACAGTGCAATTTTCGAATTATATATTCGGGTTTTCGTAGAGTAAGATTCGTTCTCTGTAGTAAACTGTTACCTATCGTTTACGGCAGTACCTAAGTACTTCGCTATACACCACAGATACACATGgtcacaattataacggggtaattatgataataataaaataataaaatttatttttttctccacCACCACCGTTACAATTTTTTCCGTTAATTGGTTCTTAGTTTACTACATAAGGGAGTCAGACCCGTTGGCAAagactggtgcccgaactaggaTGAACCTGTGTGTCGGTCACCAGGTCAATTAAAACATATGTCTTtataactaaagtacacgcggacgaagtcgagGGCATAATCTAGTTTAGtaaaagtacctagtaatatttttttatctaaacgtcgtcggtgtcgggggaccgctaaggttaatatttttaaaaaatacaacatatgtactttagttttctgttaaccttagcggtcccccgactcCGACGaaaggctaattttgcgggaaatcagcatagtccccgcaggatagggataaacgaattcttcgcagatgaagtcgcgggcaacagctaggtagtgcataattattttttacttttcagttgtcttttttggcgtcGTTTATACTATCATCTGAGTGACACTGAAGTATAGTGTGTATAGTGActatacactaaaaaaaattctgattctgatttaCCTTTCTCTGAGACATCATCAGTGGGTACTGGCACTCCAACGGTCGGTCGACGAATGAAACAGCTCGGAATGAACTCAGACAGAAGTATTaaacatgtcatttaatatgcaatagaatatttaaaaatatttgcataTTAGATTTTTAGCGATAGATACAACTATAttgaagaaaaatattaaataccttttcacctcagcagctcaaacaggcaggttttgctattaaaaatcagtgagcaaaatgcgattttgctcactccgtgagacaaagtaacttttttttattctagacagtgctgggtctactcactgaattccaaatatttgaacttcactttgatctgtcactttcacttcaacacgaaaaaagcgagagataggatcaaatgtgttgctttgtaataaattacatgaaaaagaaatatttccaaaatatcaaaaaaaaccgctatttttaaccctcgacgcaaaaagaggggtgttataagtttgaccgctatgtgtgtctgtctgtggcaccattaaaagtattatttattttatcataataacaatattattcAACTTCTGCGAAATAAGAAGGAACTTAACAGCaaattatagtcaaaataccacaaacaggacttatcacgctaaaacacacgagtaatatttatctcgacataaataatatatacgtaggaatattacttgtgtgtttTAGCGTCATAATTCCTGTTTGCGGTATTTTGACTTGAGTGAAAGTCACGACAATTTAAAACGTTAAcatcaaattaacaaaaaagctCAGGAAAATATTGTCGGGAGACAAATCCAACGTATCTATCACCATTAAATTCCCGTTTTATTGAGTTTCCCAGCACATGACAATCTATACTAAATAGTAGgattgacaatatttttcactttaataatttattatatattacgGGTTCCTTTGTAACgcgttgtacagtcaccagcaccaatatctgacacaacaagcgtgcataaatatctgatacgactctatttctagggccggaacgAAACGAGATAAGAATAGCGGTCtgttaaaaaatttggaattcagAAATGTATTTTCTACCGTTGTCAACACCCTTTTAGACCTGTATTCATCAAATtttgaaatagtagattgttcaacaagggactaaaacaagccatgaTGACAGTAGATGTTtaggctatagttcgagtgtcattaatgaaattcaaatagcaaaaaaatctCACAGATTCCGTCTATGTGACACCCGACCCTGGTGCTGCTAAGCTCGCCTATGAGGTCGTTTACGTATAGGTTGAAGAGCGTTGGCGAGGTCAGCCCCCCTGCCTCACCCCGCACTCCAGCCCATACGATCGAGACAAGGCTCCGTCCCATCTAACGCAATTGACCTGGTTCCCATACCAATACTTAAAGATGTTAACTATTTCTGTAGGCACATTTTCGTTTTCAAGCTTTTTCCAAAGTATATCGTGTAGGAAACCAGGTCAAACGCCTAGATAAGTCCAAGAAGCACGCAAACACAGGTTGTTTTCGTTTCGTATCTAATGACCTAACTAATGTTTATCATAGCTGGCAACTTTATAGACAGCGAGCGATGTTGCCAGCAAAGTCAATCCTAATGATATTTGAAACGGCAACAACCTAACTTTCATACTATCCCTGTGTATACAACACTTTGACACCGCTCGTATCCTTCATATCTTTATCCCCCCACCATAATATATCTTTCTCTACTTTCTCCCCACTTTTAACTAAATCTTTATCCCCCATCCCCATAAATTCGTCCCATCACCAGTCCTCTTAGCTCTACTTTCAATCATCTCATCAGTGGCTGTTTTTAAATCATACGCCCAACCTATCCACGCGAAGAAATCGATGAATATCGTCGTTAAATTCAATCGATTATTCCCTAACTCAGCCGTTCTGTAATCCCATGGAAAAACATGATGGTAATTGTGGAAACATTCTCCTAAAGTTACAAAAGATAATGTAGAAATCTGTGCAGCGGCTATGTTTTTGTCATATGGTTGTTTCCGAAAGCATGGGCGGCGCTGTTTACTAGACAAGAAGCGTGGAGGTTTAGAATTATTCGCAGCGAGTTGATGTGCCAGGAATCGCTGAAGGATTGCCCCCAAAGCATCGGTATTAAAGATGGGAGGATGTAGGCGCAGGATAATATCACTTGGGCCCCGTATCTGTAACAAATATTAGATACGTATTTATATGACATTGTCACTATAGCTacacaattcaattcaaattagGAAACCTTAAACCCTCTGTTTGCGCCGCGCAAGCTACGTCATCAGGCGACAGCGGGGGTGAAGGCTGCCCCGCGCCGCCGGCATCGAGCACCACACATTCGCCGCTAACAGCCAGACCGACCACACGCGcgttttattaatattgtatattttacTTCATTATAATCTTCCAAAAAACTCATCTTGTTTTAAATAACTCTTATGTACGCTCGTACCCCCTCCTTCGGGAAGTCAGGTATAAAAAGTGGCTCCATCAGTtatttgatgattctgccaatgtcgaggttggctAAGACTCTGCatgtagccggacgtctgggtCGATTAtaatacgttatgcctatccaatttattaaaaagtgtaattaaaaaatgaaaaaacccgactgccatgaaactaaaaggaacaaataagcctagtggtgtagaactctgttaagtagctaattttaagttcaacagtcggacccatttaaatcgtgacgctcaaaaacttaGTAATGGGTCCAAACTGTTGAACTTAAAATTaactacttaacagagttctacaccactaggcttattttgttccttttatttggcagtcgggttttttttttttttttttttttttatttgtttttattttacactttgatattttatgtgaaaacggtagattaaaaagtattataacccatttatatttagaatgggctattATTATCTTCATTTGATACcatatttatacaatacaaaatattttttttcattcctccgccatgttttttttcgcagacgccatattgaaatattatgtagcctatgtcgctccgacagttatgacgaattcAATGATAGGTACCTCATATgtcaaaatccgtctagccgtttaggctgcagcgaggccAAGAAATGGAATACATACtcacaatacatacatacatacgctcgaaaaacctaaccctccttcgggcagtcggtaaaaaagaagacaaattattaatttgtgCTAACTCATTATTACGATGCTCTTTATTGGAGGCTGATTTTGACTGAATTAGTAGACAGACGATATTTGAAgctcagaaaaataaataaactagctgACTTACGATTTAGTCGCCAAATCATCAATTTTtgaagataatatatttatcggtAGCCGAGTTATATATTTGTTGTTTGGAAATTGTCGCtcgattttgcataatttgctggtattgtaaagatggcatattagtttaatagaagactgttctattaacccgttgcttacatacaaaaacagaTGTTCCGTTGCGGGTGCTAGATaaaactttagtcgctgcacttatATTTCccataataaaatagacaaaaatacgttgatctatcAATTACCTAATAAATATCGATTTActaaacagattaattattatgcaataggttctaggtttcacattactaaatgtctatggttgggttaatggcgtctttgtttacgcttgtcataaattggattggaatcgtacagtcaacgtcataaataagtgatcacttttgtaccttgtcgctttcagtcgtacacaatttcgtatggcttttcaaacatgacgttaaaatgacaaggtacaaaagtgatcacttatttatgacgttgactgtaccaataATTTTGACTTGCATGTAGCGGTTAGACTGACATCAAACAGGCGCTCTGTTAAAGTTAGTGTGTTAGTTCTGCTATTcaacactagatggcgctactcTTCTCGCATTTCAaatttagcaattttttttcagcatattCGAATAGTATTTTACAGTATGTGAATCGgtttaaatattctttttttttttgtactcacATTTTCTGGAACCGCAACACAGGGTTATTGTATATGTCCGACATATCTATGGTCCGTGACCGTTTTAGGACTTCCGGATGTTTCTTAACCAGCAGCCAGCCCACGTGGGAGTAGAAGAACCCTCGCGTGGCATTGTGGGGATCAGCGTCTGTGTCActgtaacataaataaatgttatgggACGGTAAAATTGAGAgaaataaagagtcatttttTACACACAAACTAGACATAGACacacaaataagtttttttagttaaaaagtTAGTTAAAAGCATTTTGTCTTGGCAgtggcactaccgtgcccccagatcatttttaatagaagctttttttgctgactctacttgaattgtcatctaaaatacattttcgtaccaaatttcaagtcgatgccattaaccgttgaggagttccgtcctgcggagcggagacgatcctggtctgGCTggccaccaggatgtcactaccagattaatgtattTTCACCGGATTTACACGAGTAGGTATGCCAAATGTTACAAAATtcggttgcaagatttgacccgcacataatACGACGATCgtactgctcaaaagaaaattgaattttatgggtgaaacgaaaatactaatgaatataatttttatgtaaGGCCAGTccttgacatcatcatcatcatcatcccagcatatatacgtcccactgctgggcacaggcctcctctcagaacaagagggcttgggccatagttcccaatccgcactgggccttgACATACGTgtagtaaataaaagcttgtaaaaaaaatacctgtacTTATGATGGAACCTATGGTCCCTGGCCCAGTGGCGCACGGTGTTCTGGCTGGTGAAACTGTGGAATATCATAAGCAGTATCTCCAGAGGCTTGGTGGCCTTGTAAGTCTTGTGGGACCAGAGACGATGAGCGCCGGCTGTGATGCCCAAAATGCCGGCGTTGTACATCAGCAGAGCTGGAACAAGATGGGATAAATGTTAATTACCTACAAGTAAGCTAAAACAATTGGtttactcacccgcgatcttatagtctacgtttatgcaagaaatgtgtgttcatgcagtttctccacctccacactgttagaacacacacaaatcacacaaacccatctatcaccaccaccacactatactgacgcgATTCTAACTaaatcagagctcatcttcagagcagaATAGATCGAGGGATGTTAGAGTCTGTTGAACGGTTgttttgctctgaagatgagctctggttgagttcgaaacccgtcagcagtgtggtggtggtaatagatgggtttgtgtgatttatgtgtgtttttacagtatGGAGGGGGAGGAAGTGCATGAACACACGTTTCTTGCATAAACATTAGCTAtcaaaaggtcgcgggtgagcaaagtgattgtttcagttcattgatatggacctccgcaaagcaacgcctggttcaataaattgtttattacaagcttttatttaacttgcaatgtacctacctaatgccATCGAAATAGTAAGTACTACGATGACCTATGTAAGTACATATGTATGGAAAACTACATTTCCGaccaaatatcaagtcgatgcaattaaccgttgaagagttccgtcctgcggagacgatcctggctggaccaccagaatttcaataccagattaatgtattgtcaccgGACTTAACCAAGTAGGtacaccaaatttaaagtcCATCTCATCGCCGGAAGTGGGTCGAAATTCGGTTGCAAGATTCGACTAGCACATAAGTACACACCTGGCAATAAATaaagcgacgacttggttaagatcgcgggatcgcggtggatgcggaaagcacaagaccggtctgagtggagagccttggggaaggcctatgtccagcagtggacgtctttcgggtgacaTGATGATATTGAAGCCACTTATATCCGGACAGCAGGAGTGCAATGCTCTGCCagcttctgtgttccctgatcgctacaatctagccgtcttcaaatctagggggCATTTGCTAGGCAAGCTGTCTCCATCTTAGACCAAAttttaggtagt is from Choristoneura fumiferana chromosome 28, NRCan_CFum_1, whole genome shotgun sequence and encodes:
- the LOC141443680 gene encoding acyl-CoA Delta(11) desaturase-like produces the protein MMSQRKSKMVPNATETVLGSAREREDCDKLVAPQAAPRKHELAAVPVTLFTYWHISGLYGLYLICTVATWQTIVFTLLMYNAGILGITAGAHRLWSHKTYKATKPLEILLMIFHSFTSQNTVRHWARDHRFHHKYSDTDADPHNATRGFFYSHVGWLLVKKHPEVLKRSRTIDMSDIYNNPVLRFQKIYGAQVILSCAYILPSLIPMLWGQSFSDSWHINSLRIILNLHASCLVNSAAHAFGNNHMTKT